One Labeo rohita strain BAU-BD-2019 chromosome 12, IGBB_LRoh.1.0, whole genome shotgun sequence genomic region harbors:
- the si:ch211-131k2.2 gene encoding protachykinin-1: protein MLTNSTTQMGAQGLSFTLNRDHWISDNWEDEPLEETLASQVASLLKRSKSHQFYGLMGKRSEVVQPVKMERRRHKGDMFVGLMGKRSLGGDFRKTIPESSTAMDKSGDLNKQTADVREEWDRLQYY, encoded by the exons TGCTCAAGGACTGTCTTTCACTCTAAACAGAGACCACTGGATTTCAGATAACTGGGAG GATGAACCGTTGGAGGAGACACTAGCCAGCCAAGTGGCCAGTCTACTAAAGCGATCGAAATCGCATCAGTTCTATGGACTAATGGGAAAACGCTCTG AGGTTGTCCAGCCTGTGAAAATGGAACGAAGAA GGCATAAGGGGGACATGTTTGTAGGACTCATGGGCAAGAGATCTTTAGGAG gtGATTTCAGAAAAACAATCCCAGAGAGCAGCACAGCAATGGACAAATCTGGAGAtctgaacaaacaaacag CAGATGTGCGAGAAGAATGGGACAGACTGCAGTACTACTGA